A region from the Pelobates fuscus isolate aPelFus1 chromosome 3, aPelFus1.pri, whole genome shotgun sequence genome encodes:
- the LOC134601377 gene encoding histone H2A type 2-C, whose protein sequence is MSGRGKQGGKTRAKAKTRSSRAGLQFPVGRVHRLLRKGNYAERVGAGAPVYLAAVLEYLTAEILELAGNAARDNKKTRIIPRHLQLAVRNDEELNKLLGGVTIAQGGVLPNIQAVLLPKKTESHKSKSK, encoded by the coding sequence ATGTCAGGCCGTGGAAAGCAAGGAGGAAAGACCCGTGCAAAGGCGAAGACTCGCTCATCCCGCGCTGGTCTTCAGTTCCCAGTCGGCAGAGTCCACCGTCTGCTGAGGAAGGGGAATTATGCAGAGCGTGTTGGAGCCGGTGCCCCCGtctatctggctgcagtgctggagtacCTGACTGCTGAGATCCTGGAGCTGGCAGGGAATGCCGCCAGAGATAACAAGAAAACCCGCATCATTCCCCGCCATCTCCAGCTCGCTGTCCGTAACGACGAAGAGCTCAACaaactgctgggaggagtgactatcgcccagggaggtgttttgcccaacatccaggctgtgctgctgcccaagaaAACCGAAAGTCATAAATCAAAGAGCAAGTAA
- the LOC134601379 gene encoding histone H4, with translation MSGRGKGGKGLGKGGAKRHRKVLRDNIQGITKPAIRRLARRGGVKRISGLIYEETRGVLKVFLENVIRDAVTYTEHAKRKTVTAMDVVYALKRQGRTLYGFGG, from the coding sequence atgtctggcagAGGTAAAGGCGGAAAGGGTCTCGGGAAAGGCGGCGCTAAGCGGCACAGAAAGGTCCTGCGTGACAACATCCAGGGCATTACCAAGCCTGCAATCCGCCGCCTGGCTCGCAGAGGAGGAGTGAAACGTATCTCCGGCCTCATCTACGAAGAGACTCGCGGGGTGTTGAAGGTCTTCCTGGAGAATGTTATCCGGGACGCCGTCACCTACACCGAGCATGCCAAGAGGAAGACTGTGACCGCCATGGACGTAGTCTATGCCCTTAAACGCCAGGGCCGCACTCTCTATGGCTTCGGAGGTTAA
- the LOC134601376 gene encoding histone H2B 1.1-like: MPDPAKSAPAVKKGSKKAVTKTQKKDGKKRRKTRKESYAIYVYKVLKQVHPDTGISSKAMGIMNSFVNDIFERIAGEASRLAHYNKRSTITSREIQTAVRLLLPGELAKHAVSEGTKAVTKYTSAK, from the coding sequence ATGCCTGATCCAGCCAAGTCCGCACCAGCCGTCAAGAAAGGCTCTAAGAAAGCCGTGACCAAGACTCAGAAGAAAGATGGCAAGAAGCGTAGGAAGACCAGGAAGGAGAGCTATGCCatctacgtgtacaaggtgctgaaGCAGGTCCACCCCGACACCGGTATCTCCTCCAAGGCCATGGGGATCATGAactcctttgtcaatgatatcttTGAGCGCATCGCAGGAGAAGCCTCTCGCCTGGCTCACTACAACAAGCGCTCCACCATCACTTCCCGGGAGATCCAGACCGCCGTGCGCCTGCTGCTACCCGGAGAGCTGGCAAAGCACGCCGTGTCCGAGGGCACCAAGGCTGTCACCaagtacaccagcgccaagtaa
- the LOC134601380 gene encoding histone H1B-like, with protein sequence MAETAPAAAPAVEIDSKKKQPKKASSAKKAAKPSGPSVSELLVKAVSASKERSGVSLAALKKALTAAGYDVEKNNSRLKLALKGLVTKETLVQVKGSGASGSFKLNKKQAESKDKAAKPKKAPAKVKKPAPKKASKSPAKVKKVAAKSPKKAKKPAASAKKVTKSPKKVKAAKPKKAVKSPAKKATKSPAKKAAKPKAAKSPAKAKKAAPKKK encoded by the coding sequence ATGGCTGAAACTGCTCCTGCTGCCGCTCCTGCGGTTGAAATCGATTCTAAGAAGAAGCAGCCGAAGAAGGCATCCAGCGCCAAGAAAGCTGCCAAGCCGTCCGGTCCTAGCGTGTCCGAGCTCCTTGTTAAAGCTGTGTCCGCCTCTAAAGAGCGCAGCGGGGTGTCCCTGGCAGCCCTGAAGAAGGCTTTGACCGCCGCTGGCTACGATGTGGAGAAGAATAACAGCCGCCTCAAGCTGGCTCTCAAGGGCTTGGTGACTAAAGAGACTCTCGTCCAGGTCAAAGGTAGCGGAGCCTCCGGCTCCTTCAAGCTCAACAAGAAGCAGGCGGAGAGCAAAGACAAGGCTGCAAAGCCCAAGAAGGCACCGGCTAAAGTCAAGAAGCCCGCCCCAAAGAAAGCCTCCAAGTCTCCGGCTAAAGTGAAGAAGGTAGCCGCGAAGAGCCCTAAGAAGGCCAAGAAGCCGGCAGCCTCCGCTAAAAAAGTCACCAAGAGCCCCAAGAAAGTCAAAGCCGCCAAGCCCAAGAAGGCAGTGAAGAGTCCGGCTAAAAAAGCAACAAAGAGCCCGGCTAAAAAGGCAGCCAAGCCCAAAGCCGCTAAGAGTCCAGCAAAGGCTAAAAAGGCAGCTCCCAAGAAAAAATAA
- the LOC134601378 gene encoding histone H3: MARTKQTARKSTGGKAPRKQLATKAARKSAPATGGVKKPHRYRPGTVALREIRRYQKSTELLIRKLPFQRLVREIAQDFKTDLRFQSSAVMALQEASEAYLVGLFEDTNLCAIHAKRVTIMPKDIQLARRIRGERA, encoded by the coding sequence ATGGCCAGAACTAAGCAGACCGCCCGTAAATCCACCGGAGGCAAGGCTCCTCGCAAGCAGCTAGCCACCAAAGCTGCCAGGAAGAGCGCTCCAGCTACCGGCGGAGTGAAGAAGCCTCACCGTTACCGGCCGGGAACTGTGGCTCTCCGGGAGATCCGACGTTATCAGAAGTCCACCGAGCTGCTCATCCGCAAGCTGCCTTTCCAGCGCCTTGTCCGTGAGATCGCTCAGGATTTCAAGACTGATCTGCGCTTCCAGAGCTCTGCCGTCATGGCTCTGCAAGAggctagcgaggcttacctggtGGGTCTCTTTGAGGATACAAACTTGTGTGCCATCCACGCCAAGAGGGTCACCATCATGCCCAAAGACATCCAGCTGGCCCGTAGGATCCGAGGAGAGAGAGCTTAA